A single region of the Solea senegalensis isolate Sse05_10M unplaced genomic scaffold, IFAPA_SoseM_1 scf7180000017706, whole genome shotgun sequence genome encodes:
- the ap4s1 gene encoding AP-4 complex subunit sigma-1 isoform X1 has product MIKFVLMVNRQGQTRLSRYYERVEVTRRAALEADVVRCCLSRKKEQCSFVDHRDVRLVYRQYAALYIVVGVTDTENELSIYELIHNFVEVLDKYFSRVSELDVSFSGRHTTSICVVMRPYHVQPGARSRHPGRDDPERTRGGDQQEPRPGAAPRPHQDGRRLLTQRGAWRGGTTGRRRGYVILCKHFNEFFFSVHI; this is encoded by the exons ATGATAAAGTTCGTGTTGATGGTGAACCGTCAGGGTCAAACCAGACTGTCCAGATATTATGAGCGTGTGGAAGTGACCAGGAGGGCGGCGCTAGAGGCCGACGTGGTTCGCTGCTGCCTGAGCAGAAAGAAGGAGCAG TGTTCGTTTGTGGACCACAGGGACGTGCGTCTGGTCTACCGTCAGTACGCCGCTCTCTACATCGTGGTCGGCGTCACAGACACTGAG AATGAGTTGTCCATCTACGAGCTCATCCACAACTTTGTTGAGGTCTTGGACAAATACTTCAGCCGTGTG agtGAACTGGACGTATCCTTCAGTGGACGCCACACGACGTCCATCTGTGTGGTGATGAGACCAT ATCATGTTCAACCTGGAGCGCGTTCACGTCATCCTGGACGAGATGATCCAGAACGGACACGTGGTGGAGACCAACAAGAGCCGCGTCCTGGCGCCGCTCCACGCCCTCACCAAGATGGCCGACGCCTCCTGACTCAGAGAGGAGCTTGGAGAGGAGGAACCACAGGACGTCGTCGTGGTTACGTCATACTttgcaaacattttaatgagttttttttcagcgtacacatttga
- the ap4s1 gene encoding AP-4 complex subunit sigma-1 isoform X2 — translation MIKFVLMVNRQGQTRLSRYYERVEVTRRAALEADVVRCCLSRKKEQCSFVDHRDVRLVYRQYAALYIVVGVTDTENELSIYELIHNFVEVLDKYFSRVSELDIMFNLERVHVILDEMIQNGHVVETNKSRVLAPLHALTKMADAS, via the exons ATGATAAAGTTCGTGTTGATGGTGAACCGTCAGGGTCAAACCAGACTGTCCAGATATTATGAGCGTGTGGAAGTGACCAGGAGGGCGGCGCTAGAGGCCGACGTGGTTCGCTGCTGCCTGAGCAGAAAGAAGGAGCAG TGTTCGTTTGTGGACCACAGGGACGTGCGTCTGGTCTACCGTCAGTACGCCGCTCTCTACATCGTGGTCGGCGTCACAGACACTGAG AATGAGTTGTCCATCTACGAGCTCATCCACAACTTTGTTGAGGTCTTGGACAAATACTTCAGCCGTGTG agtGAACTGGAC ATCATGTTCAACCTGGAGCGCGTTCACGTCATCCTGGACGAGATGATCCAGAACGGACACGTGGTGGAGACCAACAAGAGCCGCGTCCTGGCGCCGCTCCACGCCCTCACCAAGATGGCCGACGCCTCCTGA